One region of Streptomyces davaonensis JCM 4913 genomic DNA includes:
- a CDS encoding trp operon leader peptide, which produces MFAHSTMNQNWWWTASPAAR; this is translated from the coding sequence ATGTTCGCGCATTCGACCATGAACCAGAACTGGTGGTGGACCGCTTCTCCGGCGGCCCGCTGA
- a CDS encoding TetR/AcrR family transcriptional regulator gives MAMVQRPPRKTSGKPRLSADDWADAALVAMGEGGLAAVAVEPLAVRLGTTKGSFYWHFANRDALIAAALERWAETQTEALITELETEPDAERRLRLLFAEAIGSAADDPLEVRLLATAEDPRVATVLARVTERRVAYVAQLFAEAGFSEEEARRRGLLAYSVYLGHAQLAHAVPATLPEGGELTRYLDRNLDLLLMR, from the coding sequence ATGGCCATGGTGCAACGCCCCCCTCGCAAGACCTCCGGCAAGCCCCGGCTGAGCGCCGACGACTGGGCCGATGCCGCGCTCGTCGCGATGGGCGAGGGTGGGCTCGCCGCGGTCGCCGTGGAGCCGCTGGCCGTCCGGCTCGGCACCACCAAGGGCAGCTTCTACTGGCACTTCGCCAATCGGGACGCGCTGATCGCGGCGGCGCTCGAACGCTGGGCCGAGACCCAGACCGAGGCGCTCATCACCGAGTTGGAGACGGAGCCCGACGCGGAGCGGCGGCTGCGGCTGCTGTTCGCCGAGGCGATCGGGTCGGCCGCGGACGATCCGCTGGAGGTCAGACTGCTGGCGACCGCCGAGGACCCGCGTGTCGCGACGGTGCTCGCCCGCGTCACCGAGCGCCGGGTCGCCTACGTCGCACAGCTCTTCGCCGAGGCCGGCTTCTCCGAGGAGGAGGCGCGGCGGCGCGGTCTGCTCGCCTACAGCGTCTATCTGGGCCACGCCCAGCTCGCCCACGCCGTCCCGGCCACGCTCCCCGAGGGCGGGGAACTGACCCGATATCTCGACCGCAATCTGGATCTGCTGCTGATGCGTTAG